The following coding sequences lie in one Apium graveolens cultivar Ventura chromosome 1, ASM990537v1, whole genome shotgun sequence genomic window:
- the LOC141716087 gene encoding uncharacterized protein LOC141716087: MLEMYTHIGPQFRNELLRHHLPTSMVIVVFIFSKLCKCTHLYQEDDFYVLVSLPITYGDLVILYRSGLVTAATSFVFAASTAFPPDHSFLTDLIKPNFDFFYALGAVGLGLSLLLIHIYVTEIKRTLQLLWGLGVLGSIATSFTLAEPAGQNLVQYIVNHPTVVWLIGPLFAAFTGLVFKEGLCYGKLEAGVLTFVVPAVLLGHLTGLMDDGLKTTLLGLWMALFVVFAGRMFTQPIKDDIGDKSVFIFNSLPEEEKKLLIEKLNNKLM; the protein is encoded by the exons ATGCTGGAGATGTATACTCACATTGGGCCTCAATTCCGTAATGAGCTCTTGCGTCATCATCTTCCTACATCaatggtaattgttgtgtttatatTCAGCAAACTTTGCAAGTGTACCCATCTTTACCAAGAGGATGACTTTTATGTTCTGGTGTCATTGCCTATTACATACGGTGATCTC GTTATCTTATATAGATCAGGCTTGGTGACTGCTGCTACCTCCTTTGTCTTTGCCGCTTCCACGGCTTTCCCGCCTGACCATTCCTTCCTCACAGATCTGATCAAACCAAATTTTGATTTCTTCTATGCACTTGGTGCTGTTGGGTTAGGACTATCCTTACTTTTGATCCACATCTATGTAACTGAGATTAAGCGCACTCTTCAACTATTATGGGGCCTTGGTGTTTTAGGATCGATAGCAACCAGTTTCACCCTTGCTGAACCAGCTGGTCAGAATTTGGTACAATATATAGTCAACCACCCAACTGTTGTCTGGCTTATTGGTCCACTCTTTGCTGCATTCACGGGGCTTGTCTTTAAGGAAG GGCTTTGCTATGGGAAGTTGGAAGCTGGAGTTCTTACATTTGTAGTTCCTGCAGTTCTTTTAGGGCACTTG ACAGGTCTAATGGATGATGGACTTAAGACTACTTTACTTGGTCTGTGGATGGCGCTCTTTGTGGTGTTTGCTGGACGGATGTTCACTCAGCCAATTAAG GATGATATTGGTGACAAGTCGGTCTTCATATTCAATTCTCTGCCAGAAGAGGAGAAAAAGCTTTTGATTGAGAAATTGAACAACAAACTTATGTAG